The Girardinichthys multiradiatus isolate DD_20200921_A chromosome 6, DD_fGirMul_XY1, whole genome shotgun sequence genome window below encodes:
- the xcr1b.2 gene encoding chemokine XC receptor 1, which yields MNYSDNLTNDEENSFIFPCQFYDFSTIAGVVFIMITIISVIGNILLMCVLFTFEKLNLVTKIFILNLACSDLIFTATLPFWAVYHLDHWIFGDFLCKFITAAYFTGLYSSIIVLTAMTVDRFFTVVLNNWPNNNLRKKQCAICACVVAWMVSIGTSVYDAFKMEVYDDYYCEAKSSDELGYYFQVTLLFFVPFAIIIGCHCAIINTVLQATNRTRHKALTIVFCIVGAYIICWGPYNILLLIKSLYQPKACESMERLDIVYNICRILAFSHCCMNPVLFMLTQKLRNHLLCLLRCKVVGMRNRERATDQNMSGFQNVSTAHHSGVVLEEYNR from the coding sequence ATGAACTACAGCGACAATCTGACCAATGATGAAGAAAACAGCTTCATATTTCCTTGTCAGTTTTATGACTTTTCAACCATTGCTGGGGTTGTGTTTATCATGATCACCATCATCAGCGTCATAGGCAACATTCTCCTCATGTGTGTTCTCTTCACTTTTGAAAAACTCAATCTTGTCACAAAAATCTTCATCCTAAACCTGGCTTGCTCTGATTTGATCTTCACTGCCACACTCCCGTTCTGGGCTGTCTACCACCTTGACCACTGGATCTTTGGGGACTTTTTGTGCAAGTTTATCACTGCAGCCTACTTCACTGGTCTGTACAGCAGCATCATTGTACTAACTGCCATGACTGTGGATCGTTTTTTCACTGTGGTGTTGAACAACTGGCCCAACAACAATCTGAGGAAGAAACAATGTGCtatctgtgcatgtgtggttgCCTGGATGGTCAGTATTGGTACATCTGTGTatgatgctttcaaaatggAGGTTTATGATGATTACTACTGTGAAGCTAAATCTTCTGATGAGCTTGGATATTATTTCCAAGTTACGCTGCTTTTTTTTGTCCCATTTGCCATCATTATTGGTTGCCATTGTGCCATTATTAACACTGTATTACAGGCAACAAACAGAACAAGGCACAAAGCCCTGACTATCGTTTTTTGCATTGTGGGAGCCtacatcatctgctggggaccCTACAATATTCTACTTCTTATTAAGTCTTTGTACCAACCCAAAGCCTGTGAATCAATGGAGCGGCTGGATATTGTCTACAATATCTGTCGGATACTTGCCTTCTCCCACTGCTGTATGAATCCTGTTCTTTTTATGCTCACACAAAAGTTACGAAATCATCTGCTTTGTCTTTTGCGCTGCAAAGTTGTTGGTATGAGAAACAGGGAGAGAGCCACTGACCAGAACATGTCTGGTTTTCAGAACGTCAGTACAGCTCACCACTCAGGTGTTGTGCTGGAGGAGTACAACAGATAA
- the LOC124870530 gene encoding C-X-C chemokine receptor type 1-like encodes MTENYSFFYLDYYNDMDEAHTEVPAFQLCAGVFVSIVFVISMLGNSFIMWVFLRDKAWKTTSDLLLLQLTVSNLCFTATLPFAACNMLHGWIFGEWACGIFRGFLLLGLNSYAAIFTAMAFHSFVTVIQPSCLSTQNLGRHRVLISSVTIWLVSAAVSIKLAVHSYVTDPHHGFMIVCISEMQLIEVNIQIFLFFVIPFIMVTFCYLHMWINISSSSMSSSPRPSKITACITVSSLLCLTPYNILLFINSLMALGAVNYDFRGLYVINRLDFFSFILCHFCCCLSPLFQMCGTQRFRGRFKGLCSTPPENHEDED; translated from the coding sequence ATGACAGAAAATTATTCTTTCTTCTATTTGGACTATTATAATGACATGGATGAAGCTCACACTGAGGTCCCAGCTTTTCAGCTGTGTGCTGGTGTGTTTGTCAGCATTGTCTTCGTTATCAGCATGCTTGGAAACAGCTTCATCATGTGGGTTTTCCTGAGGGATAAGGCTTGGAAGACAACTTCTGACTTATTACTTCTGCAGCTCACAGTTTCTAACCTCTGCTTCACTGCGACTCTTCCCTTTGCTGCATGCAACATGCTCCATGGATGGATCTTTGGCGAATGGGCCTGTGGAATCTTCAGAGGCTTTTTGTTGCTTGGACTGAACAGCTATGCGGCAATCTTCACTGCCATGGCTTTTCATAGTTTCGTCACTGTGATCCAGCCATCATGTCTATCTACTCAGAACTTAGGTAGACATAGAGTCCTCATTTCCAGCGTCACAATCTGGCTGGTGTCTGCTGCTGTGAGCATTAAGTTAGCAGTACACAGTTATGTCACAGATCCGCATCATGGATTTATGATAGTATGTATCTCTGAAATGCAGTTAATTGAAGTTAACATCCagatatttcttttctttgtcattCCCTTCATTATGGTTACGTTCTGCTACTTGCACATGTGGATAAACATCTCATCAAGCAGCATGAGTAGCTCTCCTCGGCCTTCCAAAATAACTGCATGTATAACAGTTAGTTCTCTTCTTTGCCTGACCCCTTACAATATCCTACTTTTTATAAATTCTCTCATGGCTTTGGGTGCTGTAAATTACGACTTTAGGGGGCTTTATGTGATAAACCGTctagatttcttcagttttatacTCTGCCACTTCTGCTGCTGCCTGAGTCCTCTGTTTCAAATGTGTGGAACACAAAGGTTTAGAGGGCGGTTTAAAGGGCTCTGTAGCACTCCGCCGGAAAATCATGAGGATGAAGATTAA